One window from the genome of Cucumis melo cultivar AY chromosome 12, USDA_Cmelo_AY_1.0, whole genome shotgun sequence encodes:
- the LOC103486161 gene encoding NAC transcription factor 25-like: MMDEDYIESSDSSSNTSAHLQLPPGFRFHPTDEELVVHYLTRKLSSSPLPAPIIAELDLYKFDPWDLPSKAVFGKNEWYFFTPRERKYPNGARPNRAAISGYWKATGTDKPIMSCNYNINNNGSNNNNNNNNNNNNGIQKVGVKKALVFYGGRPPKGVKTNWIMHEYRLLHLPNNNPNPLHPHLTNPTKPSLKLDDWVLCRIYMKNIAQASIIDREMEELSRVAARPPKTVVGGGHKGTGNCYMDVVALSTEGDHDIINNHQNNSNNISELPSSNCSSKRGLTCQLWSSGGATASNEGGKPLRLDLMNSYSGGATTAGTEENTVSYMSLLNQLPVQNAAFQSGAPLIGSLNDGVLRQHFQLPTNINWNS; the protein is encoded by the exons ATGATGGATGAAGATTACATAGAGAGCAGCGATTCGTCGTCAAACACTTCGGCTCATCTCCAGCTACCCCCCGGATTCCGATTTCACCCCACCGACGAGGAATTAGTGGTTCATTATCTCACAAGAAagctttcttcttctcctcttccgGCTCCCATCATTGCTGAACTTGATTTGTACAAGTTCGATCCATGGGACCTCCCAA GTAAAGCAGTATTTGGGAAGAATGAATGGTATTTTTTCACCCCAAGAGAGAGGAAATACCCAAATGGAGCAAGACCAAATAGAGCAGCAATTTCAGGGTATTGGAAAGCAACAGGAACTGATAAGCCAATAATGAGTTGtaattataatattaacaataatggatcaaataataataataataataataataataataataatggaatTCAAAAGGTTGGAGTTAAGAAAGCTTTGGTGTTTTATGGTGGAAGGCCTCCCAAAGGTGTCAAAACAAATTGGATTATGCATGAGTATAGGCTCCTCCATCTTCCTAATAATAATCCCAACCCCCTTCATCCTCACCTCACCAATCCAACAAAACCTTCTCTCAAG CTTGATGATTGGGTTTTATGCCGAATTTACATGAAAAACATTGCACAAGCATCCATCATAGACCGTGAAATGGAGGAATTATCGAGAGTGGCAGCGAGGCCACCGAAGACGGTGGTCGGCGGAGGACACAAGGGCACCGGAAACTGCTACATGGACGTGGTGGCTTTATCAACCGAAGGTGATCACGACATAATTAATAATCATCAAAACAATTCAAATAATATCTCGGAATTACCATCATCCAACTGCAGCTCCAAACGCGGCCTTACATGTCAGCTTTGGAGCAGCGGCGGCGCAACCGCATCCAACGAGGGCGGAAAGCCACTCCGGCTTGATCTCATGAATAGCTACAGCGGCGGCGCAACTACGGCCGGGACTGAGGAAAATACCGTCTCGTATATGTCTCTTCTAAACCAACTGCCGGTTCAAAACGCAGCGTTTCAATCCGGTGCGCCACTCATTGGCTCACTGAACGACGGCGTTTTGAGGCAGCACTTTCAACTCCCCACCAATATTAACTGGAACTCTTAA